The following are encoded in a window of Deltaproteobacteria bacterium genomic DNA:
- the argJ gene encoding bifunctional glutamate N-acetyltransferase/amino-acid acetyltransferase ArgJ, protein MTVESNLNVTRLPLGFKSAGINCGVRRYRPDLGLVYSEELAVAAGVFTVNECKAAPVVYSQKILPSAQIKAIITNSGQANAATGAEGIENNLRMAQTVAGELKCETHQVLTASTGVIGQQLSLLKIISAVPDLIKRSSDDADNFSLSILTTDLVPKTATKDITLSEGRIRITGVCKGSGMIHPNMATMLAYIFTDVSLSPEKAQFYLGKAVNLSFNRISVDGDCSTNDTVFLMANGAAGVKISSTKDEEVFFQSLVDVCQALAQKIAIDGEGATKLIEVHLKNSPTQELADKASRGVTISPLIKTAIHGEDPNWGRILARLGAEGVPSECIEKMQLRVQGILLFEKGTPVLFDREMVRQLLKKNKVIIEIDLFSGNYESKAWGCDLSKKYVEINTEYTT, encoded by the coding sequence ATGACGGTTGAATCTAATTTAAATGTGACAAGACTTCCTCTTGGGTTTAAGTCTGCAGGAATTAATTGTGGAGTGAGAAGGTATCGTCCAGATCTTGGTTTGGTCTACTCTGAAGAATTAGCCGTGGCGGCTGGCGTTTTTACAGTGAATGAGTGTAAAGCCGCTCCGGTAGTGTATTCTCAAAAAATTTTACCTTCAGCACAGATTAAGGCGATCATCACCAACTCGGGACAGGCCAATGCCGCAACAGGCGCGGAAGGTATTGAGAATAATTTAAGAATGGCGCAAACGGTAGCTGGTGAGTTAAAATGTGAGACTCATCAAGTATTGACCGCAAGTACAGGAGTTATTGGTCAACAGCTCTCCTTGTTAAAAATAATCTCGGCGGTACCTGATTTGATTAAAAGGTCCTCTGATGATGCTGATAACTTTTCACTATCCATTTTGACAACGGACTTAGTTCCTAAAACGGCGACGAAGGATATTACCTTATCAGAAGGTAGAATCAGAATTACAGGAGTTTGTAAAGGTTCAGGTATGATTCATCCAAACATGGCAACCATGTTGGCTTATATTTTTACGGATGTCAGTTTAAGTCCTGAAAAGGCGCAGTTTTATTTAGGAAAAGCCGTTAACCTCAGTTTTAACAGAATTAGTGTCGACGGGGATTGTTCTACTAACGATACTGTTTTTTTAATGGCTAATGGAGCTGCAGGGGTGAAAATCAGTTCGACCAAGGACGAAGAGGTTTTTTTTCAATCGCTGGTAGATGTTTGTCAGGCCTTGGCACAAAAAATTGCCATTGACGGAGAAGGAGCAACAAAACTGATTGAAGTGCACTTAAAAAACTCGCCCACCCAAGAGCTAGCGGATAAAGCCTCTCGAGGAGTTACAATTAGCCCATTGATAAAAACAGCTATACATGGTGAGGATCCGAATTGGGGGAGGATCTTAGCTAGACTTGGAGCGGAAGGGGTTCCGAGTGAATGCATTGAAAAAATGCAGTTACGAGTTCAAGGAATTTTGTTGTTCGAAAAAGGAACTCCCGTTCTATTTGACAGGGAAATGGTGCGGCAGTTACTGAAGAAAAACAAAGTGATTATTGAGATTGATTTATTTTCTGGAAATTATGAATCCAAAGCTTGGGGTTGCGATTTGTCTAAAAAGTATGTTGAAATCAATACGGAGTACACCACATGA
- the argB gene encoding acetylglutamate kinase has product MNFADKPWIIIKLGGSSLQDEEMIRQIAFSIKKVLELNFKIALIHGGGPAINEALLEKKMTWEFIEGQRKTTPEMMQVIEATLFGKVNRKIQRLFSEFDVPILGLSGTDLKLLKCEPMSSELGYVGRVQNVNVSFLKQIVERNDQKIVPLIAPIGVNDQGERFNINADMAAMHLAVGLKAKNLVYLTDQKGILDDQKKLINQIDSLGLYQLMETKVVQGGMLVKVRSVVQALRENVSEVDIMSAKDSENLVALLQENKSVGTRCYRI; this is encoded by the coding sequence ATGAACTTTGCTGATAAGCCATGGATTATTATTAAGTTGGGAGGATCCTCTCTTCAGGATGAAGAAATGATTCGACAAATAGCCTTCAGTATTAAAAAGGTACTGGAATTAAATTTTAAAATAGCCCTAATTCATGGAGGGGGGCCTGCAATTAACGAAGCCCTTCTTGAGAAAAAAATGACTTGGGAGTTCATAGAAGGCCAAAGAAAAACAACCCCTGAAATGATGCAAGTTATAGAAGCAACTCTATTTGGAAAGGTTAATAGAAAAATCCAAAGACTATTTTCTGAGTTTGATGTCCCCATTTTGGGGCTTTCAGGAACAGATTTAAAACTTTTAAAATGTGAGCCGATGAGTTCAGAGTTGGGCTATGTAGGACGAGTTCAAAATGTTAATGTGTCTTTTTTAAAGCAAATTGTTGAAAGAAATGATCAAAAAATAGTTCCATTAATTGCCCCCATTGGGGTCAATGACCAAGGAGAAAGATTTAATATTAATGCCGATATGGCAGCGATGCATCTGGCTGTAGGTCTTAAAGCAAAAAATTTAGTTTACTTAACTGATCAAAAAGGGATCTTGGATGATCAGAAAAAACTTATCAATCAAATTGACTCCCTTGGTCTATATCAATTGATGGAAACAAAAGTCGTTCAAGGCGGGATGTTGGTAAAGGTCAGATCAGTAGTTCAGGCTCTCAGGGAAAATGTTTCTGAAGTGGATATCATGTCTGCCAAAGATTCAGAAAATCTGGTGGCCCTTCTTCAGGAAAATAAATCTGTAGGAACACGTTGCTATCGAATTTAA
- a CDS encoding FKBP-type peptidyl-prolyl cis-trans isomerase gives MLSLKNIKVLLVLVAITGFTACNKKVTLDTDQKKASYAIGSQLGKNLKDAQIDFDPEALLMAMKDLKEGKPLALSQEELGKAMQNLQQEAQKKQAESADANKKKGDEFLAKNKANPNVKTTASGLQYTVEKEGTGKIPAETDEVKVHYTGTLIDGTKFDSSVERGQPAEFPVNGVIKGWTEALKLMKEGSKYKLTIPSDLAYGPMARPGIPANSVLLFDVELLEIKKGHAANTATPAAKPTKTKN, from the coding sequence ATGCTAAGTTTAAAAAATATAAAAGTTTTATTAGTTCTTGTAGCCATTACAGGTTTCACTGCTTGTAATAAAAAAGTAACTTTAGATACGGATCAAAAAAAAGCAAGTTATGCCATTGGAAGCCAATTGGGTAAAAATCTAAAAGACGCTCAAATTGATTTTGACCCCGAGGCTCTGCTAATGGCGATGAAGGATCTCAAAGAGGGTAAACCGCTAGCTTTATCTCAGGAAGAATTGGGCAAAGCGATGCAAAATCTTCAGCAAGAGGCTCAAAAAAAACAGGCAGAGTCTGCTGATGCAAATAAGAAAAAAGGGGATGAGTTCCTAGCTAAAAACAAAGCTAATCCAAATGTGAAAACCACAGCTTCTGGTTTGCAATACACCGTTGAAAAAGAAGGTACGGGTAAAATTCCTGCTGAAACTGACGAAGTTAAGGTTCATTATACAGGAACTTTAATTGATGGAACAAAATTTGATTCATCTGTAGAGCGCGGACAACCGGCAGAGTTCCCAGTAAATGGAGTGATTAAAGGATGGACAGAAGCCTTAAAATTAATGAAAGAAGGTTCAAAATATAAATTAACTATCCCTTCTGATTTAGCCTACGGCCCTATGGCAAGACCTGGAATTCCCGCAAATTCTGTACTTTTGTTCGATGTTGAGTTGCTTGAAATTAAAAAAGGTCATGCTGCCAATACAGCGACGCCAGCAGCAAAGCCAACAAAAACTAAAAATTAA
- a CDS encoding leucyl aminopeptidase family protein yields MKSIIQNNVGKWELKEKNFSIELEKFLKNAEPSKTKGWVFVLSDTPSSIKDNAKKTNELIENYSLPWQKESLLKSSQDNYYFQTQFGPFWILRHRSGKMNFEQFGSDSKYSWARETVGNLMAHFKAHKLSDIYFYFGDKNNDFFLGSLVGMDLNHYHFKNVNQEKKESVPRIWISSFDRELMKEAFHRSTAINLCRHFVNLPPNELGPESFVKEVKNLGINKSLKMQIWDQAKLQKENMNLHLAVGQGASQKPQLLKLSYSQPKNKKTIAFVGKGITFDTGGLDIKPSSAMRLMKKDMGGAACVLGLAHYISQKQWNFNFEFYIPLAENSVDGKSFRPSDVVQSRSGLRVEIDNTDAEGRLVLADSLDLATKENKELEFVIDVATLTGAIKVALGAEVAGLFTNDEGLAKKLSHASQTSGDWCWRMPLIDKYFSSLNSHFADFKNSAEGFGGAITAALFLQKFVNGKKWAHLDIYGWNDKPTGCLAFSGGNGQGVQLLIDFVNSQELG; encoded by the coding sequence ATGAAATCAATAATTCAAAATAATGTCGGAAAATGGGAGCTTAAAGAAAAAAATTTTTCCATTGAGTTAGAAAAATTTTTAAAAAACGCCGAGCCCAGCAAGACAAAGGGCTGGGTTTTTGTTCTCTCGGACACACCATCAAGTATTAAAGATAATGCCAAAAAAACAAATGAATTAATCGAGAATTATTCTCTTCCCTGGCAAAAGGAATCCTTACTTAAATCCTCTCAAGATAATTATTATTTTCAGACTCAGTTTGGTCCATTTTGGATACTAAGACATCGTTCAGGAAAAATGAACTTCGAACAGTTTGGTTCGGATTCAAAATATTCTTGGGCTAGGGAAACGGTGGGTAACTTAATGGCCCATTTTAAGGCCCATAAATTATCAGATATCTATTTCTATTTTGGAGATAAGAACAATGATTTTTTTCTAGGCAGTCTAGTGGGAATGGATTTAAATCATTACCATTTTAAAAATGTAAATCAGGAAAAAAAAGAAAGTGTTCCACGGATTTGGATTTCTAGTTTCGATAGGGAGCTTATGAAGGAAGCCTTTCATCGAAGTACCGCCATTAATTTGTGTCGGCATTTTGTGAATCTTCCTCCTAACGAGTTGGGCCCCGAAAGTTTTGTAAAAGAGGTTAAAAATTTAGGAATAAATAAGTCTTTAAAAATGCAAATTTGGGATCAAGCAAAGCTCCAAAAAGAAAACATGAATCTTCATTTGGCGGTGGGGCAAGGTGCCAGTCAAAAACCACAATTGCTGAAGCTCAGCTATTCCCAGCCCAAAAATAAAAAAACCATCGCATTTGTCGGAAAAGGAATTACTTTTGATACGGGGGGGTTGGATATCAAGCCTTCTAGCGCCATGCGTTTGATGAAAAAAGATATGGGTGGCGCCGCCTGCGTTCTTGGCTTAGCCCATTATATTTCACAGAAACAGTGGAATTTTAATTTTGAATTTTATATTCCTTTGGCTGAAAACAGTGTGGATGGGAAATCCTTTCGCCCAAGTGATGTCGTTCAGTCAAGATCAGGACTGCGAGTAGAAATTGATAATACCGATGCCGAGGGACGTTTAGTTTTAGCTGACTCCTTGGATCTTGCAACCAAAGAAAATAAGGAACTTGAGTTCGTTATTGATGTGGCCACCCTGACTGGGGCCATTAAAGTGGCTCTTGGGGCCGAGGTGGCGGGCTTGTTTACCAACGATGAGGGGCTTGCTAAAAAACTTTCTCACGCCTCGCAAACGAGTGGAGATTGGTGTTGGAGGATGCCTCTTATTGATAAGTATTTCTCTTCCTTGAACTCTCATTTTGCAGATTTTAAAAATTCGGCAGAAGGTTTTGGTGGTGCGATCACAGCCGCTTTATTTTTACAAAAATTTGTGAATGGAAAAAAATGGGCGCATTTAGATATCTATGGATGGAATGACAAACCAACAGGATGTCTCGCTTTTTCTGGAGGGAATGGACAAGGAGTTCAACTACTGATCGATTTTGTTAATAGCCAGGAGCTAGGGTAG
- a CDS encoding DUF502 domain-containing protein, translating into MKKLTEIFLRGLFTLLPIIITFYVLSSGINILENILGHFLKSQLNDNYIPGLGFTLALLIIFLFGLLITSFITKSIWEQIEVRLTRVPLIKALYSPLKDLMGLFSNTGKKDLKSVVSIEISPGVQMVGLVTRDQFEDIPEIAKANPQMNLIAVFIPLSYALGGYTVLVEKNRVTKMDIPVEKALSLAITGWVKAHNEPAK; encoded by the coding sequence ATGAAGAAATTAACTGAAATTTTTTTACGCGGTCTGTTTACGTTGCTCCCCATTATCATTACCTTTTATGTGCTATCCTCTGGAATTAACATTTTAGAAAATATATTAGGTCATTTTTTAAAGTCTCAATTAAATGATAATTACATTCCAGGATTGGGCTTCACTCTAGCCCTATTGATCATCTTTTTATTTGGTCTATTAATCACTAGTTTTATAACCAAATCAATTTGGGAACAAATCGAAGTTCGACTGACTCGTGTGCCTCTCATCAAGGCTCTTTATTCTCCCTTAAAAGACTTGATGGGGCTATTTTCAAACACGGGAAAGAAAGACTTAAAAAGTGTTGTTTCTATTGAGATTTCCCCCGGTGTTCAAATGGTCGGCCTCGTCACCAGAGATCAGTTTGAAGATATTCCAGAGATCGCCAAAGCAAACCCGCAAATGAATTTGATCGCGGTCTTCATACCTTTAAGCTATGCCCTTGGAGGCTACACCGTTTTGGTGGAAAAAAACAGAGTCACTAAAATGGATATCCCTGTTGAAAAAGCCCTAAGTCTAGCCATTACCGGTTGGGTGAAGGCACACAATGAGCCCGCCAAATGA
- a CDS encoding S8 family serine peptidase has product MAINKHRTLIESRIYRILFVVSFFTVGVLGQYKGQAKVVPGEYIIKYKMDLSRSNAIGKIQGKVTLKTAFPEMNMLHMAVKHGQESAVQDIKNDPDVLFIEPNYILEKLDNDNESQSSVGQVVEQLSLDQVYAQSSSAFTQNYSNVRVDQAWQLSSAYASNNRPIVAILDTGLDKDHVVFKNSGALWVNLKEIPGNGIDDDQNGYIDDINGWNFISNAASFADDEGHGTHVGGIIVGATLDIFSQNIDQAKIQIMPLKFLDAQGSGSTANAIKAIYYAVNNGAKIINNSWGGPGYSSALLEALTYAYNHQILIVSAAGNSSKNNDSNEIYPANYGVPSNVSIAATSDTDKLASFSNYGIQKVHLASPGIYIYSTLPGNLFGSMSGTSMAAPFVSGIAALALREAPALSGYQLKSLLVSSGYSIGNLASKIQSGSRIDAYSLVSQVKTNPGITSNQPEYKPSYSEERSVASEAAPDSSPKSGGGCGTVASSLLGKGGGAPFDANSALAVLFLFMVPLAVYTYLKAKTKTPTYVRQHDRFIMNSDITVKMGDRELVAQMKTISMGGLSFNIDEMLEKGGSVSMKIKGPDNQEIEVEGRVVWSEANHAYGVKFEEEKGMFTDAFMGWKNKLVKTD; this is encoded by the coding sequence GTGGCTATAAATAAACATAGGACGTTGATTGAAAGTCGTATTTATAGAATTCTCTTCGTGGTATCCTTTTTCACGGTAGGGGTGCTGGGGCAGTACAAGGGGCAAGCAAAAGTCGTTCCTGGCGAGTATATTATCAAATATAAAATGGATCTTTCTAGATCCAATGCTATTGGGAAAATTCAAGGAAAAGTGACTCTTAAGACAGCTTTTCCAGAAATGAATATGCTCCATATGGCCGTTAAACATGGCCAAGAGAGTGCTGTTCAAGATATTAAGAATGACCCAGATGTACTTTTTATCGAACCTAATTATATTTTAGAAAAGTTAGATAATGATAATGAATCCCAGTCGAGCGTGGGGCAAGTCGTTGAGCAACTTTCATTAGATCAAGTATATGCTCAATCCTCTTCGGCTTTTACACAAAATTATTCAAACGTACGTGTGGATCAAGCTTGGCAATTAAGCAGTGCCTATGCCTCAAATAATCGTCCTATCGTGGCCATTCTGGATACAGGTTTGGATAAGGATCATGTTGTTTTTAAAAACTCAGGGGCTTTATGGGTCAACCTAAAAGAAATTCCTGGGAATGGTATTGATGATGATCAAAATGGATATATCGATGATATAAACGGTTGGAATTTTATTTCCAATGCCGCTTCTTTTGCAGATGATGAAGGTCATGGCACCCATGTCGGTGGGATCATTGTCGGAGCCACTTTGGATATTTTTTCACAAAACATAGATCAAGCAAAAATTCAAATTATGCCATTGAAGTTTCTGGATGCTCAAGGGTCAGGTTCGACAGCCAATGCCATTAAGGCCATCTATTATGCGGTTAATAATGGAGCTAAAATTATTAATAATTCTTGGGGAGGCCCAGGCTATTCGAGTGCTCTTTTGGAAGCCTTAACCTACGCATACAATCACCAGATTTTAATTGTTTCTGCAGCAGGGAATTCTTCAAAAAATAACGACAGTAATGAAATATATCCAGCAAATTATGGAGTTCCAAGCAACGTAAGCATTGCGGCGACTAGTGATACGGACAAGCTAGCTTCCTTTTCAAATTATGGAATACAAAAAGTTCATCTTGCTAGCCCTGGGATTTATATTTATTCAACCTTGCCTGGAAATTTATTTGGTTCCATGTCCGGGACATCTATGGCCGCACCCTTCGTTTCAGGAATTGCGGCCCTGGCCCTCAGAGAAGCCCCAGCTTTGTCAGGTTATCAATTAAAATCTCTTTTAGTTTCTTCAGGTTATTCAATTGGAAATTTAGCATCAAAAATTCAGTCGGGTTCGCGAATTGATGCCTATAGTTTAGTATCACAAGTCAAAACGAACCCTGGTATCACTTCCAATCAACCAGAATACAAACCGAGCTACTCAGAAGAGAGAAGCGTCGCTTCGGAAGCAGCTCCCGATTCTTCTCCTAAATCTGGTGGAGGCTGTGGAACGGTGGCAAGCTCTCTATTAGGTAAGGGTGGTGGTGCTCCATTTGATGCCAACAGCGCTCTTGCGGTGTTATTTTTATTTATGGTTCCTTTGGCCGTTTATACTTACTTGAAAGCTAAAACCAAAACACCAACGTATGTACGACAACATGATCGTTTCATCATGAACTCTGATATCACCGTGAAGATGGGAGATCGTGAACTGGTCGCACAAATGAAAACTATTTCTATGGGCGGATTAAGTTTCAATATCGATGAGATGCTTGAAAAAGGCGGATCAGTAAGTATGAAAATTAAAGGTCCTGACAATCAAGAAATTGAGGTGGAAGGGCGAGTCGTTTGGTCAGAAGCTAATCATGCTTACGGAGTCAAGTTCGAAGAAGAAAAAGGAATGTTCACTGATGCCTTTATGGGATGGAAGAATAAATTAGTGAAAACAGATTAA